Part of the Trichoderma asperellum chromosome 1, complete sequence genome is shown below.
GAGGACGAGTCTATAGCTTGTCAGCCTGGAGCGGAGCATTTAACAACATCGTTTTCCATGAATAAAGTACATACCTTAATGACTCTTTCTCAGCCCAGGGGTATCGGTAGCCAATTGAGCCGTACTTTCCGTTCTCGTGCACCTGCTTCACGTTCTCAAAGTACTCATCGTAGTTCTGTCTGTCGTCCGCAGAGACGGGACCAGGCCGGCCAGCAGTCTGGGGGTCGGAGATGTAGAAGGTGTCTTGAAGATCACGAGCAGGGTGTTGCTGGTTTAATGTTAGCGGTGCTGAGAAAATAGGAAACGAGTGTCGTTATGCGCATACCTGTGGGACGAAGAGGGCATCGAAGTTCTACAGTCTATTATTAGCATTCGCAAATCATCATGCCGGCtatgagaaagaggaaacgATTTCCATGGTTTGAAAATCGAAGATTGATGCATACCCAGAAGCCGGACTCGATGTACTGGTTGGTAGGCATCTCGGTGAAGCCAGTCTCGAAGAAGATTTGTCTATCCAGGGTAGAATATCAGCATCCTAGGTTCATTTTCATATCCAAGTCTCTTGGTCTCTTGGGACTGCCATTGAATAGCAAAGCCGACTAACCGGAATTCGTGTCGCATCTTGTTGAGGGGGTGGAGAGCTCCAGAGACCTGGTGCGCGCCCAAGGCCTTGAAGTTGTACGGCTCTGAAAATCAAAATTCCCACAGTTAGCAAGCCTTTACAACCAGAAAATTACTCTCTCATCAGATCAGGCCACTGACTAAAGTTTGCCGACTTCCACGATCCAGACGCCAGCATGTCGGCCGTCAAATCAGTCTCCTCCTTGACAATCTCCAGCGCAAACTTGGGTCCCTTGGACACCTTGAAGGAAATGACTTTCTGGGTGTTGAGCAGCTTTCGCTTCTTCAGATCGGCAATGATTTTGGCATCGTGTGATTTCGTCTCCTTGATAAACTGGAGCTGGGCTCTCGTCACGTCCTCGATGGTGTCGACCTGAGCAGTGCAAGTTAGATTCATAAACCATTTCCCTCTCTTTCAGCACAAGGACTAACCAGCGCAACAAGCTTGTTGTCCTCCTTCTTAATCCACTTCTCCCTAAAGGCCTTGCCCTGGCCAACCTTGGTCACGTTCTTGTCGCCGATTGCCGTCTCCAGATCCGAAATTGAGAGGCCGCCTAGAGCCTTGTGCACCGCTTCGAAAACTCGCGCCTCGTGGCTTCCGTGCTGGACAatctcctcggcctcggcctcaagAATCGCCTCCTGCCGCTCAATCTGCTCGTAAACGACCATGGACCGCGACGAGAGACGGTCCAGGGCAGCCTTGGCCGTGTCGAAGGGCACATTGGGGAACGCCTCGGTCGAGAGAATCTGGTCGGTGTTGGCCAGCGCCTGGAGAATTTCCAGGGCGATATCGCCAGCGGGATCAGCGGATACGGGAGCCATGATGACTGTTGGAGGCGCTGGTGACGTTTCTGTTCTGGCGCagcgcttctttttttttttgtatttttcgGCTTCGATATCGGGTCGCTCTCGAAAGGTGACTCAACTTTTGGCTATCAaatggagggggaggggcagaATCGCGGATAGCGCTGCAATAATATTCTTCCGAGCCGCAGGGCGATTTGCGGAGGACAAGGTACGTACCCGTCCGAGAGCAACAGCACAGCAGGACCAACCTCTGCACCAAAATCCAGCGTTCGAAATAGGGTAGGTAGCTTGAGAAACTAAGAAACGAGAATTATGATAAGATTTCGAATAATCGCTTTGATGTGAAAATAAAACAGGGGGAACGAAAATAAAATCAATTGAATATGCTAGgcgggggttttttttttcccctttccccTTATCTTTTTCCGATTTTATTACGCATTACCTAGTTCGAAGTTGTGGCCAGCTTGTAACGTAATTTGTTGATTTCTTCGTTTATAGTAGCGCCAGATACCGCACAACACATCACGACACAAAAGTATCCTCAGCAAGTACCAAAAtcgttttatatatttttttttttgtatctACTTCATTTGGCTTGATATCGCACAGACAAATTAGTTGCAGCTCAAATGAATATCTATGTCTAAGCACCACATGTAACCATCTGCCTTCCGAGGAAGCAAAATCACTGAAAGCAACAGCAAGATACTACCATGTATAGTAAGCAACGGTGGTAATCGCGACATTTGTCTGTCGACGGCAGTGTGATTTTCTccccattttttttctctcctcccttttttttagttgCCGTATCCGTCCAAAAGTTGTACCCCGAAGCAACACTTGTTCACAATCTGTCTTTGGGCAGAAAAGTGAATGGGCGTCCTGGGTCAATGCCACAGCCAAAGACGTAGGTGTCGTTGTTGGTCAGGCCCAAAGAGTTGCCCTTGGCAAAAGGTTTCTCCTTGGAAACAAAGATCTCCTTGGTAACAGGGGTCTCCTTGGTGATGGGGGTCTCCTTGGTGTCACCATAGGAATAGGCTCTCTTCTTGGGGTTGGACTTCTCAGATGATGGAGCCGAAAAGGACACATCCTCGGATCCCATTGAGCTCATTGGCGTGAAGCTGCGGCGGCTCGCAGACCTCGCGGCTTCTGATGACGCGGTGAAGCTACGCTCTGCGTCTCTCTACTCCGCAGTTCGTTCGTTGCCGCCTCGCCACAGTCCGTAGAATCCCTCGCAGTTCTTCCACATCTTGATGGTTCCGTCTTCCGAACCCGTGGCGTAGAGCTTGCCATCAGGCGAAAAGGCAATTGACCAGATCGGGCCGTGGTGGCCCTTGTGGACGTCAAGTTCCACCTCATCATCATAGCTAATCACCTTGGCCCATGTTCCAGGCTCTTCTCCGACAACGAGCTTGCGGCCCTTGAGGTCAAGAGCCACACTGGCAATGGTGTAAGGAAGGACGATGCGCTTCAGATTTTCAAAAGCACGTCTGCCGCCCCAGAAGTAGGCGGTCTTGCCAGCAGAAACGGCGAGAACAGGCAGTCCTCCACCAATGTCAGTCTCGGAAGCGTACTCGGGCGATAGAGAAACCATTTCGCAAGAGCGAATTTCGCCATCCAGCACTTCCTGATGAATGACGGAGCGGCTGGGCAGATCAAACCAGCGAATAGTCTTGTCAGAGGCAGTGACGAGAATATTTGGATCATTAGTCCAGCAGATGAATTTGATGGAGCCCTGGTGAACACCTTCGCCAATTTCAAACCCAGCCGAGGCAGGGATGGTGATTGGGCTACCAGGGTTGGAGCCCGCGACCTCGGAGAGGTCAAAAAcacgcagcttcttctccatgccGCCAGTAGCCACGAGATCCGAATTGTCAGGCGGATAGGCAACGGCACGGACGATGTGGTCATGCTGCAGCGAGAACAAGAGCTCACCGGTATGAGTGTCCCAGATTTTGCTATGAGCTCATTGTTAGAAAATGTGCATACGATTTTCAAACAGGATGCTCCGTGGGCAGATGAAGAGACAACTTACGCAGTAAAGTCAGCCGACGCGGTGGCGGCATTGGAAGCATCCGGGCTCAATCTAGCCTGCCAAACAGCACCCTTGTGCCCAATGAAAGTGCCGATCCTGGTAACACAAAATTAGCACGAGTCCCATCTTTGACAGCGTCGCAcaagatgagagagaggcacTCACCAATCGCCTGTGACACCATCGCGGAGCATGGGATTGCCATCTGCATGTCAAAGTCAGCACGGGTCAAATCAGGAATTACTACTGTCGCCGGATCGCTAGAAGACATGCACATACCCTTGCAAGCGGAGATCATGTAGTAGGTTTCCTCTTTTTCGAGCAGAGAGAAGCTGATGTGGGGAACTGGTCGCGAGTGACCGTGGCACGTCAATGGCACGTATTGACGGGGGGTTTCCGCAGCCATGGTGATGATTGACGAGAGCGTTGCGTGAGTTGGCTGGATATCGGCTGGAAATATTCCTTCAAGGAGAGGAACAGGAGATTTTGGAGTCGTGAAAGATTCTTCCAGAGGAGAAAGGTTTGAAGGAAAAGCGAGTTCGGCGGTCAGAGGTGAGccggaaaataaaaaggaccGTATCGAGTGTTTCAAGTTTGGCGACTTAAGGAAAGAGCGAGCAGAACAGGCTCTAGAACTCAATAATTCGGAAAGACGAGGGGCTTGGCGAAAGTAGAGTTTCGTGGTCGAACTTCGCAaggaaggagagagaagacaagaaaatTCGTAAAGCTTCGTCAAGGGCACCGGGAGggtattatttattatattcgaTCGGCAGAGAAAGCTAGATCGAGTCTTTTAGGATCGTGCTATTCGTTCGAAATCGTGTAAaatcaaagaaaaaggtcGAATCGAATTCGGGTTCCAGTCTGGTCTGTTTCATGCAAGGGAAGGAGCTTCTCGCAGCAGGATTCGTTCGCTTCGTTAAACGTGACAAGTTGAGCCCAACGCGATGGTGCCTGCCTGAATTCCAGCGGTGGAAGAGGCGGTGATGGAAACAGAGggcaagaggagaggagtgtgaggagagaggagcgggagagggagagggagttGTCGCAAGCCCCTTTGACAAGAAGGTTTCGAGGACCAGAAAAAGGCCAGACTCAGAGTTGCAAGAGTGTTTCCACGTTGGTTGCTGGGGATGCGCACGAGGCGGGGCGGTGGCCGCTTAGCTTTCAGTGGCCGTCTAGCGTTGGCAGCAGGTCGCTGGAGCGCTGTGGACTGCTGGGCCATCCCCTGTTTCGCGCTGCGGGTGGAAATTGGAGACACCAGCCACCAAAGGAGGGGTAGATAGAGCTCATGTGGCGGTGACGggtctctctctatcttaGTACCTAGTACATAGTTCCTGGTCCTAAGCTAAGTTGAATTCTACGGTAGGTGGCTCAGTGTCTATTTCTTGCTCCGTGTTTATGCTTTGAGATAGTACGAGctgaagaataaaaatacgacgttttttttctctagtATTCCCCAACCTTGGAGCTTAAAAAACccaactttattaaaaacagGTTATTCTTGCCAGTACATATGAATGCCTCTTTCTACGCACAAGCCACACTGTTCCGTTTGCTCTCTGCTTACTAAAGCGCCGCCCCCCTCTAAACCCCCCAAAGCCCACTGGAGCGCCCGCTAAAATACCCGCAGAGGCGCAACTTCTAGTGGGGTTGGCAACAGTCACCAGCGGCGAGTACGTACTCCGGCTGTTGATGAGCTTCCATCACCATCCATTcaactctctctcctctcgccCAACACGCCCAATCGCATGACAAAGCAATTCAGCCTTGCTTCACTTTAGGGACTTGCGGCCAATTTGCACCAACCGGCCCTGTTTCTCCCCTTATTCTCTTCAGCTCGGagcgctctctctctctgcgctCTCTTACTCCGTGGcatcatcggcatcatcgtcatcggctCTCCACCAGACAAAGAACAGCTCCCAAAGCATGGCTGAATTCAAGCTTTCAGCGCAGCTCCTTGGCCACGAGGCTGATGTACGGCAATCCCTACCCATATAGCACTCGATATGCCCCAAAATTTGCATCTACTGACTCGTCTTCGCCGCACAGGTGCGCGCCGTCAGCTTCCCTTCTCCCGACTTTGCCCTCTCTGCGTCCCGAGACTGCACCGTCAGAATATGGAAGCGAACTTCGACAACTCCCCCAAACTTCGAAGGCACGCTCGTCAGCCGTGGCTCCGAATACGTCAACAGCCTGGCCTTCTTCCCGCCGAACCAAGAGCATCCCAACGGCCTCGTCGTCTCCGGAGGCAAAGACACCATCATCGAAGTCAAGTCACCCAACTCGGTAGCAACTGACAATGCCGAGAGGCTCCTCGTTGGACATGCTCACAACGTCTGCACACTCGACGTCTCGCCCAAAGGAACATACCTCGTTTCAGGGGGCTGGGATGGCCAGGCCCGCGTGTGGAACCTGAGCAAGTGGGAGACCGAGCTCCAGCTTGGTGGCCACGAAGGCATGGCGGTTTGGAGCGTCGTTGCGTTTGACGAGACAACGGTTGTGACGGGATGTGCAGACAAGAGCATTCGAGTGTTTGACCTCAGGCAGTCGACGGGCGGCGAGGCTATGCCGGTGGCTACCATATATACCCCTGATGTTGTTCGGGCGCTGTGCAAGGTTCCCAAGGGCCATCCCAGCGGCGCAGACATCGCCAGCGCAAGCAACGATGGCACTTTGCGACTGTGGAAGCTCAACGGCCAGCAGGTCAGCGAGCTGCATGGCCACGAGAATTTCGTATACAGCCTCGCAGGCTTGCCTTCTGGCGAACTCGTCAGCACCGGAGAGGACCGAACCGTGAGAATATGGAGAGGATCTGAATGCGTTCAGACCATCACCCACCCTGCGATATCTGTCTGGACAGTTGCTGTCAATCAAGAGACTGGAGACATCATCACTGGAGCGAGTGATGGCATCGCACGCATCTTCACCCGGCGTCCAGAAGCCACGGCTGATGAGGCCACTCTGAAGGAGTTCCACGACTCTGTTAAGGCATCAGCCATTCCCCAGCAACAGGTCGGTGGCATCAACAAGGAGAAGCTGCCTGGTCCAGAGTTCTTGACGTCCAAGGCGGGGACCAAGGAAGGTCAAGTACAGATGATTAAAGAGAGCAACGGCAACGTCACAGCGCACACGTGGTCCAtggctcagcagcaatggATCAACGTTGGCACCGTGGTGGACGCAGTTGGCAGCACAGGCAAGAA
Proteins encoded:
- a CDS encoding uncharacterized protein (BUSCO:EOG092D1JIT) yields the protein MAPVSADPAGDIALEILQALANTDQILSTEAFPNVPFDTAKAALDRLSSRSMVVYEQIERQEAILEAEAEEIVQHGSHEARVFEAVHKALGGLSISDLETAIGDKNVTKVGQGKAFREKWIKKEDNKLVALVDTIEDVTRAQLQFIKETKSHDAKIIADLKKRKLLNTQKVISFKVSKGPKFALEIVKEETDLTADMLASGSWKSANFKPYNFKALGAHQVSGALHPLNKMRHEFRQIFFETGFTEMPTNQYIESGFWNFDALFVPQQHPARDLQDTFYISDPQTAGRPGPVSADDRQNYDEYFENVKQVHENGKYGSIGYRYPWAEKESLRLVLRTHTTSVSAAMLHKLAAKKGPDGRVPPARYFSIDRVFRNEAVDATHLCEFHQVEGVIADYGLTLGGLMEFFETFFKKMGLTDLKFKPAYNPYTEPSMELFSYHKGLKKLVEIGNSGMFRPEMLEAMGLPKDLRVYGFGLSLERPTMIKYAIQNIRELLGHQVDLHFIERNAAVRLDKD
- a CDS encoding uncharacterized protein (BUSCO:EOG092D0VMZ): MAEFKLSAQLLGHEADVRAVSFPSPDFALSASRDCTVRIWKRTSTTPPNFEGTLVSRGSEYVNSLAFFPPNQEHPNGLVVSGGKDTIIEVKSPNSVATDNAERLLVGHAHNVCTLDVSPKGTYLVSGGWDGQARVWNLSKWETELQLGGHEGMAVWSVVAFDETTVVTGCADKSIRVFDLRQSTGGEAMPVATIYTPDVVRALCKVPKGHPSGADIASASNDGTLRLWKLNGQQVSELHGHENFVYSLAGLPSGELVSTGEDRTVRIWRGSECVQTITHPAISVWTVAVNQETGDIITGASDGIARIFTRRPEATADEATLKEFHDSVKASAIPQQQVGGINKEKLPGPEFLTSKAGTKEGQVQMIKESNGNVTAHTWSMAQQQWINVGTVVDAVGSTGKKVEYNGKSYDYVFDVDIEDGKPALKLPYNLSENPYERATKFLNDNELPLSYLDNVANFITENTKGATLGQPEPSTGPDPYGTESRYRPGESQTAKVLPQKEYLSISAAKYEAILNKIGNVNKTMISSGRKDVALNPGEESVLHSSKEALDSSKPISLPTLNVILKVVTEWPYADRLAGLDLLRCVARFPIAAQFKGPENETLIDIATASAVPDDFPPNENAAMMGARTIANLFGSADGRSLAKSDADKAISFLERIVGIKGGEPIGKFNRNVLVAVTTVAVNYSVLVNKEKLLGPEQRRRLVAVLGVILNDQTDSEVLYRALVALGTILSTSKDEAKSLGVTAWVEGAATKSSEERIKGVVSECLKVIPR